In Streptomyces griseiscabiei, a single genomic region encodes these proteins:
- a CDS encoding glycosyltransferase family 2 protein, whose protein sequence is MSHNDQPAVAVITPTGLSPSRLPFLVELYDSLCAQEDVTWEWIVAPNGPDADPGLIPRAITRDPRVRLCARPDPGPAPARNTALNYVRAPRCAFADDDDRIPPRGLAVRNERALATGLRWVAGWSADWDPEVGSLSTWMCPTPVGRHAAGDVWTHWPDPQASKPPLGHCMLLTDTRLAQAVGHGGLHKGEDYSYVMGVVARSAGELLPEVVYHRRVHAGQWTAEDDYRNQAEFDARTHAWLKGRAERELQTESAWQRVA, encoded by the coding sequence TTGAGCCACAACGACCAGCCAGCCGTTGCCGTGATCACCCCGACCGGCCTGAGCCCGAGCCGCCTTCCCTTCCTGGTCGAGCTCTACGACAGCCTCTGCGCCCAGGAGGACGTGACCTGGGAATGGATCGTGGCGCCCAACGGTCCCGATGCCGACCCCGGCCTCATCCCTCGGGCGATCACCAGGGATCCGCGGGTCAGACTCTGCGCACGGCCCGACCCTGGCCCGGCGCCCGCACGCAACACGGCCTTGAACTACGTCCGCGCCCCCCGATGTGCCTTCGCGGACGATGACGACCGGATTCCGCCCCGGGGGTTGGCGGTGCGAAACGAACGCGCCCTTGCGACCGGTCTGCGCTGGGTAGCGGGGTGGTCTGCCGACTGGGATCCCGAGGTGGGGAGCCTGTCCACGTGGATGTGCCCGACCCCCGTCGGGCGGCACGCGGCCGGCGACGTCTGGACGCACTGGCCGGACCCGCAGGCCAGCAAGCCGCCGCTGGGTCATTGCATGCTCCTGACCGACACACGTCTCGCGCAGGCGGTCGGGCACGGCGGCCTTCACAAGGGAGAGGACTACTCGTACGTGATGGGCGTCGTTGCGCGGTCGGCCGGGGAACTACTTCCCGAGGTCGTGTATCACCGAAGGGTTCACGCTGGTCAGTGGACGGCTGAGGACGACTACAGGAACCAGGCCGAGTTTGACGCTCGAACGCACGCTTGGCTCAAGGGGCGCGCGGAGCGCGAGCTGCAGACTGAGTCCGCGTGGCAGCGGGTCGCCTGA
- a CDS encoding P-loop NTPase family protein: MSEEQRAGTTPATAAPARRHMPLFFGITKGGEPKRDQPGAPGTLSQMLALHFAAQGTRVLVVDHDGSDQLDRRAGR; encoded by the coding sequence ATGTCTGAAGAGCAGAGGGCAGGCACCACACCCGCGACGGCCGCTCCCGCCCGCAGGCACATGCCCCTCTTCTTCGGGATCACCAAGGGCGGCGAACCGAAGAGGGACCAGCCCGGCGCACCTGGAACGCTCTCCCAGATGCTCGCCCTTCACTTCGCCGCCCAGGGGACCCGCGTCCTGGTGGTGGACCACGACGGATCGGATCAGCTCGACCGCCGGGCAGGCCGGTAG
- a CDS encoding Mom family adenine methylcarbamoylation protein: MTPLQGRPRRLTLTAPEQQALHLPGAEDLCQRWHERTPTWRRTSEGGFNPDLHRVIAIPEGPARRFVERHHYSGSWPAVRFVYGLQRTDEPPGPGEPPGGRLLGVLSLGIPMNGAVLDVFEGTRRYAETLELNRLVLLDRAESNAESWFCARAFTAAARHGIRGVVAHSDPHPRVRRTPDGGTELLSPGHIGHVYAAQDFVYLGRTRPRRLTVLPDATVLSSGVRAGSSAAARPGEAAFQQADRAFGGVHSLV; encoded by the coding sequence GTGACCCCCCTCCAGGGTCGGCCCCGCAGACTCACCCTGACCGCGCCCGAGCAGCAGGCCCTGCACCTGCCCGGCGCCGAGGACCTGTGCCAGAGGTGGCACGAGCGCACACCGACGTGGCGCCGGACCAGTGAGGGCGGGTTCAATCCTGATCTGCACCGCGTCATCGCCATCCCGGAGGGGCCGGCGCGCCGCTTCGTCGAACGTCATCATTACAGCGGATCCTGGCCCGCCGTTCGCTTCGTCTACGGCCTGCAGCGCACCGACGAGCCGCCCGGCCCCGGGGAGCCCCCGGGCGGCCGGCTCCTGGGAGTCCTCTCCCTCGGCATCCCGATGAACGGCGCCGTGCTCGACGTGTTCGAGGGGACCCGCAGATACGCCGAGACCCTCGAACTCAACCGGCTCGTCCTGCTCGACAGAGCCGAGTCCAACGCCGAATCCTGGTTCTGCGCACGGGCGTTCACCGCGGCCGCCCGCCACGGCATACGCGGCGTCGTAGCCCATTCCGACCCGCACCCGCGGGTCCGGCGTACCCCCGACGGCGGCACCGAGCTCCTCAGCCCCGGCCATATCGGGCACGTGTACGCGGCCCAGGACTTCGTGTACCTGGGACGCACCCGTCCCCGACGCCTCACCGTCCTGCCCGACGCCACGGTGCTTTCTAGTGGAGTACGTGCGGGTTCGTCTGCCGCTGCCCGACCCGGTGAAGCGGCATTTCAGCAGGCAGATCGCGCCTTCGGCGGCGTTCACTCGTTGGTGTGA
- a CDS encoding tyrosine-type recombinase/integrase, with the protein MLTLVRPGADASAVVDPAAVSVESGLADVVTLQRRRQARISAVDEESFFLDTLSEYQWARDAAGLAPTTLDGLLKPVVEVCEYYGTVPWQLSPREVDRYFAGPGKRAPSTLRGKINKIDAYFAFLEQRYAGEIMRRFGAAVESPIDPFNRPRHRGDFGLRIPPSQAAMRDFLGRWREDLPNARKYLVACRDYVMTKVAYLSGVRAAELCGVCMGDLHWEHGQWGRFVVLGKGAHGSGPRPREAYMFQEGRALLWWYIEEIRGEFGDDIEHPRAPLWPSERKPTAVSSLNLPIAPTIVPSTFRKALHTAAASYLTGPVTDLFPHLLRHACATHNYERGMTLWEVQKVLGHDWATTTLRYMATAHADPEHANLTASSRAAQRLVMDKGNLR; encoded by the coding sequence GTGCTGACGCTGGTGCGTCCAGGCGCCGATGCCAGCGCGGTGGTGGACCCGGCCGCGGTGTCGGTGGAGTCGGGGTTGGCGGACGTCGTCACCCTGCAGCGGCGCCGCCAGGCCCGCATCTCCGCCGTCGATGAGGAGAGCTTCTTCCTCGACACGCTCTCGGAGTACCAGTGGGCCCGGGACGCTGCCGGCCTGGCGCCGACGACGCTCGACGGCCTGCTCAAGCCCGTGGTGGAAGTCTGTGAGTACTACGGCACCGTGCCGTGGCAGCTCTCCCCGCGGGAGGTCGACCGCTACTTCGCCGGGCCGGGCAAGCGGGCGCCATCGACACTGCGCGGGAAGATCAACAAGATCGACGCGTACTTCGCGTTCCTCGAGCAGCGATACGCGGGCGAGATCATGCGGCGCTTCGGGGCGGCCGTGGAGTCGCCGATCGACCCGTTCAACCGGCCGCGGCATCGCGGAGACTTCGGCCTGCGGATCCCGCCGTCACAGGCGGCGATGCGGGACTTCCTGGGCCGGTGGCGCGAGGACCTGCCCAACGCGCGGAAGTATCTGGTCGCCTGCCGCGACTACGTGATGACCAAGGTGGCCTACCTCTCCGGCGTCCGGGCCGCGGAGTTGTGCGGCGTGTGCATGGGCGATCTGCACTGGGAGCACGGCCAGTGGGGCCGCTTCGTCGTGCTGGGCAAGGGCGCTCACGGTTCGGGGCCGCGGCCGCGCGAGGCATACATGTTCCAGGAGGGCCGCGCCCTCTTGTGGTGGTACATCGAGGAGATCCGGGGCGAGTTCGGCGACGACATCGAGCACCCGCGGGCACCGCTGTGGCCCTCAGAGCGCAAGCCGACCGCAGTCTCCTCGCTGAACCTGCCGATCGCACCGACGATCGTGCCGTCCACGTTCCGCAAGGCGTTGCACACGGCGGCCGCGAGCTACCTGACCGGCCCGGTCACCGATCTCTTTCCGCACCTGCTGCGTCATGCCTGCGCGACCCACAACTACGAGCGCGGAATGACGTTGTGGGAGGTGCAGAAGGTCCTCGGACATGACTGGGCAACCACGACACTTCGGTACATGGCGACCGCTCACGCCGACCCTGAGCACGCGAACCTGACCGCGAGCTCCCGGGCGGCTCAACGACTGGTGATGGACAAGGGGAACCTACGGTGA
- a CDS encoding helix-turn-helix domain-containing protein, which translates to MKWNLRMVAAQRDLWRPTEVLAAFQQVGFNPSLSKVAALWGGTPVTVRLEDLDKMCAALNCTVADLLQAEPLADAQGVPEPGQRAVGAEEGPTAGPVRPVPRSRRGAGPRSLPPN; encoded by the coding sequence GTGAAGTGGAACCTTCGGATGGTGGCCGCCCAACGGGACCTGTGGCGGCCGACCGAGGTGCTGGCCGCCTTCCAGCAGGTGGGGTTCAACCCCTCGCTGAGCAAGGTCGCGGCCCTGTGGGGCGGTACGCCGGTCACCGTGCGCCTGGAGGACCTGGACAAGATGTGCGCCGCGCTGAACTGCACGGTCGCCGACCTGCTCCAGGCCGAGCCGCTTGCCGATGCCCAGGGGGTGCCGGAGCCCGGCCAACGGGCGGTCGGTGCCGAGGAGGGGCCGACGGCGGGCCCGGTCCGGCCGGTGCCGCGCAGCCGTCGGGGCGCCGGGCCGCGCTCGCTCCCGCCGAACTGA
- the trxB gene encoding thioredoxin-disulfide reductase, which translates to MSEIREVVIIGSGPAGYTAALYTARAQLRPLLFGSSIFVGGSLTTTTEVENFPGFPDGVDGPVLMENMRAQAEKFGAEMIDDDIVAVDLTGDIKLLTDSAGTVHRARTVIIATGSGYRKLGLSNEDELSGRGVSWCATCDGFFFKGRDIVVVGGGDTAMEEATFLTRFARSVTVVHRRSTLRASKVMQDRAFADDKISFAFDHEIAEIKEANGMLAGVVLRDVFTGATRELDVTGLFIAIGHDPRTELFTGQLDLDAEGYVTVAAPTTRTSLPGVFAAGDVVDHTYRQAITAAGTGAAAALDAERYLAARGAAEAVPETAAVPA; encoded by the coding sequence GTGAGCGAGATACGCGAGGTCGTCATCATCGGCTCCGGCCCCGCCGGATACACCGCCGCCCTCTACACCGCCCGCGCCCAGCTCCGCCCGCTGCTGTTCGGCAGCAGCATCTTCGTCGGCGGGTCCCTGACGACCACGACCGAGGTCGAGAACTTCCCCGGCTTCCCTGACGGCGTCGACGGCCCGGTCCTCATGGAGAACATGCGGGCGCAGGCCGAGAAGTTCGGCGCCGAGATGATCGACGACGACATCGTGGCCGTCGACCTGACCGGTGACATCAAGCTCCTCACTGACTCGGCCGGCACCGTGCACCGCGCCAGGACGGTGATCATCGCGACCGGCTCCGGCTACCGCAAGCTCGGCCTGTCCAACGAGGATGAGCTGTCCGGCCGGGGCGTCTCGTGGTGTGCGACCTGCGACGGATTCTTCTTCAAGGGCCGCGACATCGTCGTGGTCGGCGGCGGCGACACCGCCATGGAGGAAGCCACCTTCCTCACCCGCTTCGCCCGCTCCGTCACCGTCGTCCACCGCCGCTCCACCCTGCGCGCCTCCAAGGTCATGCAGGACCGGGCCTTCGCTGATGACAAGATCTCCTTCGCCTTCGATCATGAGATCGCCGAGATCAAGGAGGCCAACGGCATGCTCGCCGGCGTCGTCCTGCGCGACGTCTTCACCGGCGCCACCCGCGAGCTGGACGTGACGGGGCTGTTCATCGCCATCGGCCACGACCCCCGCACCGAGCTGTTCACCGGCCAGCTCGACCTCGATGCCGAGGGCTACGTCACCGTCGCCGCCCCGACGACGCGCACCAGCCTTCCCGGCGTGTTCGCGGCCGGCGACGTCGTCGACCACACCTACCGCCAGGCCATCACCGCCGCCGGCACCGGTGCGGCCGCGGCCCTGGACGCCGAGCGCTACCTCGCCGCCCGCGGCGCGGCTGAAGCCGTACCGGAGACCGCTGCCGTCCCGGCCTGA
- a CDS encoding arsenate reductase ArsC, producing the protein MADKPSVLFVCVHNAGRSQMAAAWLTHLAGDRVEVRSAGSNPGDQVNPAAVEAMAEVGIDISAETPKVLTVDAVRESDVCITMGCGDTCPVFPGKRYLDWKLEDPAGQGVAAVRPIRDEIKTLVEGLIAEIAPAKPEATA; encoded by the coding sequence ATGGCCGACAAGCCGTCCGTCCTGTTCGTCTGCGTCCACAACGCCGGCCGCTCCCAGATGGCCGCCGCCTGGCTGACCCACCTGGCCGGAGACCGCGTCGAGGTCCGCTCCGCCGGCTCCAACCCCGGCGACCAGGTCAACCCGGCCGCCGTCGAGGCCATGGCCGAGGTCGGCATCGACATCTCCGCCGAGACCCCCAAGGTCCTCACCGTCGACGCGGTCCGCGAGTCGGACGTCTGCATCACGATGGGCTGCGGCGACACCTGCCCCGTCTTCCCCGGCAAGCGCTACCTCGACTGGAAGCTGGAGGACCCGGCCGGGCAGGGCGTGGCGGCCGTGCGCCCGATCCGCGACGAGATCAAGACCCTCGTCGAGGGCCTGATCGCGGAGATCGCCCCGGCGAAGCCGGAGGCGACGGCGTGA
- a CDS encoding ArsR/SmtB family transcription factor: protein MLTSVDPDVIRVLGDPLRLQIVTLLARETLCTTHLVEETGAKQTNLSNHMKVLREAGIVETEPCGRFTYYKLKPEVLAGLSEQFAALADSARTASENKRACP, encoded by the coding sequence ATGCTGACTTCAGTCGATCCTGATGTGATCCGGGTGCTGGGCGATCCGCTCCGCCTCCAGATCGTGACCCTGCTGGCGCGCGAGACGCTGTGCACGACGCACCTGGTCGAGGAGACCGGAGCCAAGCAGACCAACCTGTCCAACCACATGAAGGTGCTGCGCGAGGCCGGGATCGTGGAGACCGAGCCCTGCGGCCGCTTCACCTACTACAAGCTCAAGCCCGAGGTCCTGGCCGGGCTGTCCGAGCAGTTCGCCGCACTGGCCGACTCCGCCCGCACCGCTTCCGAGAACAAGAGGGCCTGCCCGTGA
- the arsB gene encoding ACR3 family arsenite efflux transporter, with translation MTSTEPTTVQGSGPTGDDSIVKKLSTLDRYLAVWILLAMAVGLGLGRLIPGMNDALAKIEIGGISLPIALGLLVMMYPVLAKVRYDRLDRVTSDRKLLISSLVINWIIGPAVMFALAWIFLPDLPEYRTGLIIVGLARCIAMVIIWNDLACGDREAAAVLVALNSVFQVFAFGLLGWFYLDLLPRWMNLGDGQGLDVSVWHIALNVVIFLGIPLLAGFLTRRIGEQKMGRADYEAKFLPKIGPWALYGLLFTIVILFALQGKTITSQPLDVVRIALPLLVYFAIMFFGTFLLGKGLGLAYDRTTTLAFTAAGNNFELAIAVAIATFGVTSGQALSGVVGPLIEVPVLIGLVYVALAWRKKFAPGAVTTAP, from the coding sequence GTGACCTCCACCGAGCCCACCACCGTCCAGGGCTCCGGCCCGACCGGGGACGACTCGATCGTCAAGAAGCTCTCCACCCTCGACCGCTACCTCGCGGTGTGGATCCTGCTCGCCATGGCCGTCGGTCTGGGCCTCGGACGGCTCATCCCGGGGATGAACGACGCCCTCGCGAAGATCGAGATCGGCGGGATCTCCCTGCCGATCGCGCTCGGCCTGCTCGTGATGATGTACCCGGTCCTCGCCAAGGTCCGCTACGACCGGCTCGACCGCGTGACCAGTGACCGCAAGCTGCTCATCTCCTCGCTGGTCATCAACTGGATCATCGGGCCGGCGGTGATGTTTGCCCTCGCCTGGATCTTCCTGCCTGACCTGCCCGAATACCGCACCGGGCTCATCATCGTCGGCCTCGCCCGATGCATCGCGATGGTGATCATCTGGAACGACCTCGCCTGCGGCGACCGGGAGGCAGCAGCCGTCCTGGTCGCGCTGAACTCGGTGTTCCAGGTGTTCGCGTTCGGCCTGCTGGGCTGGTTCTACCTCGACCTCCTTCCGCGTTGGATGAACCTCGGTGACGGCCAGGGCCTGGACGTGTCCGTATGGCACATCGCGCTGAACGTCGTCATCTTCCTCGGCATCCCGCTGCTGGCGGGCTTCCTCACCCGCCGCATCGGCGAGCAGAAGATGGGCCGCGCCGACTACGAGGCGAAGTTCCTGCCGAAGATCGGCCCCTGGGCCCTGTACGGGCTGCTGTTCACGATCGTCATCCTCTTCGCCCTCCAGGGCAAGACGATCACCTCGCAGCCGCTTGACGTCGTGCGGATCGCGCTGCCGCTCCTGGTGTACTTCGCGATCATGTTCTTCGGGACGTTCCTGCTCGGCAAGGGCCTGGGCCTGGCCTACGACCGCACCACGACGCTGGCGTTCACGGCGGCGGGCAACAACTTCGAGCTGGCCATCGCGGTCGCCATCGCCACCTTCGGCGTCACCTCCGGCCAGGCCCTGTCCGGCGTCGTCGGACCGCTCATCGAGGTCCCGGTGCTGATCGGCCTGGTCTACGTCGCGCTCGCCTGGCGTAAGAAGTTCGCCCCCGGGGCGGTGACCACGGCCCCGTGA
- a CDS encoding ArsO family NAD(P)H-dependent flavin-containing monooxygenase: MTQHTDVVVVGGGQAGLAAGYHLRRRGLDFVILDGEAAPGGSWQHMWDSLHLFSPAAYSSLPGRLMPAQPGETYPDAGHVVDYLTDYEKRYGLPVQHGTRVTAVRRDGAKLLVEADSGTWRARAVISATGTWTRPFLPAVPGRGLFTGRQFHTVNYRSPADFAGQHVMVVGGGNSGAQIAADLTLDGHAEVTWATQRPPRFLPDDIDGRALFDVATARRRALDAGRTDTGGVASLGDIVAVPAVRAARDAGLLHVKPMFARLTATGVRWSDGSQSDADAIVWCTGFRPALSHLAPLNLRGPRGGIPTDGTRAVGEPRLHLLGYGDWTGPASATLIGVGRPAGDTVRHIAGQLSTGRILGAGEGRSGSRTVR; this comes from the coding sequence GTGACACAGCACACGGATGTGGTGGTGGTCGGCGGCGGCCAAGCCGGGCTCGCCGCCGGCTACCACCTGCGCCGGCGCGGCCTCGACTTCGTGATCCTGGACGGGGAGGCGGCACCGGGCGGGTCCTGGCAGCACATGTGGGACTCCCTGCACCTGTTCTCCCCGGCCGCCTATTCCTCGCTGCCCGGCCGGCTCATGCCCGCCCAGCCCGGCGAGACGTACCCGGATGCCGGGCACGTGGTGGACTACCTCACCGACTACGAGAAGCGCTACGGATTGCCTGTCCAGCACGGCACCCGCGTGACCGCCGTACGCCGCGACGGCGCGAAGCTCCTGGTCGAGGCCGACTCAGGCACCTGGCGAGCCCGCGCGGTCATCAGCGCCACCGGCACCTGGACGCGGCCCTTCCTTCCCGCCGTCCCCGGCCGCGGTCTCTTCACCGGCCGACAGTTCCACACGGTGAACTACCGCTCACCGGCCGACTTCGCCGGCCAGCACGTGATGGTGGTCGGCGGCGGGAACTCCGGCGCCCAGATCGCCGCCGACCTCACCCTCGACGGCCATGCCGAGGTGACGTGGGCGACGCAGCGCCCGCCGCGGTTTCTCCCCGACGACATCGACGGCCGCGCTCTGTTCGACGTCGCCACCGCCCGCCGCCGCGCCCTCGACGCCGGCCGCACGGACACCGGCGGCGTCGCCTCCCTCGGCGACATCGTGGCCGTGCCGGCGGTCCGCGCCGCCCGGGACGCCGGGCTTCTGCACGTGAAGCCGATGTTCGCCCGGCTCACCGCTACCGGTGTCCGATGGTCCGACGGCAGCCAGAGCGATGCGGACGCGATCGTCTGGTGCACCGGCTTCCGCCCGGCGCTGTCCCACCTCGCCCCGCTCAACCTGCGCGGGCCGCGGGGAGGCATCCCCACCGATGGCACACGGGCTGTTGGCGAGCCGCGGCTGCATCTGCTCGGCTACGGCGACTGGACCGGGCCCGCCTCTGCCACCCTGATCGGGGTGGGGCGCCCGGCCGGGGACACGGTCCGTCACATCGCCGGGCAGCTGTCCACCGGGCGGATCCTTGGAGCGGGAGAAGGCCGCAGCGGGAGCCGGACCGTACGATGA
- a CDS encoding DUF6153 family protein, with amino-acid sequence MTSSVQLSSRRPAGRLFALLVLAVLAGLLGMHALGPGGAPPVRAEAGHDMVMAVSPDASHASAGCSHTDGGTSHLEHADGSCAAAGIGSAYAPPPLAGALPGTPLIPASLVPAAALAETGRDPPDLSELQLLRI; translated from the coding sequence GTGACCTCCTCTGTGCAGCTGTCGAGCCGCCGCCCTGCGGGGCGGCTGTTCGCGCTGCTGGTGCTGGCGGTGCTCGCCGGCCTGCTGGGCATGCATGCCCTCGGCCCCGGCGGAGCGCCGCCAGTGCGTGCGGAGGCGGGCCACGACATGGTGATGGCCGTGTCCCCCGATGCTTCGCACGCGAGCGCGGGATGCTCGCACACGGACGGCGGGACGAGTCACCTTGAGCACGCGGACGGGTCCTGTGCGGCGGCCGGAATCGGTTCCGCCTACGCGCCTCCCCCGCTGGCCGGCGCCCTGCCGGGCACGCCCCTCATCCCTGCCTCGCTGGTGCCGGCTGCTGCCTTGGCCGAGACCGGGCGGGATCCGCCGGACTTGTCTGAGCTGCAACTTCTTCGGATCTAG
- a CDS encoding DUF305 domain-containing protein — protein sequence MISKRSLVRRTAAGAAAGAAALVLAACGGNGDSSAGHDGHTTASPSASASASQGRHNAADVAFAKGMIPHHRQAVEMADLAPTRADSAQVKKLAEDIRKAQDPEIKTMSGWLTSWGEEVPADGAMDHSMHGTSGMMSAEEMDKLKNSSGKAFDTAFMEMMIKHHEGAVAMAKTEQADGAYEPAKTMAAAIVTSQTSEITQMNKLLGKN from the coding sequence ATGATCAGCAAGCGTTCTCTCGTCCGTCGTACCGCCGCCGGGGCCGCCGCGGGTGCGGCCGCGCTCGTCCTGGCAGCCTGCGGCGGCAACGGCGACAGCTCGGCCGGACACGATGGCCACACCACCGCGTCCCCGTCCGCATCGGCGTCGGCCTCCCAGGGCCGGCACAACGCCGCCGACGTCGCCTTCGCCAAGGGCATGATTCCCCACCACCGCCAGGCCGTGGAGATGGCCGACCTCGCCCCCACCAGGGCCGATTCGGCGCAGGTGAAGAAGCTCGCGGAGGACATCAGGAAGGCCCAGGACCCGGAGATCAAGACCATGTCCGGCTGGCTGACGTCCTGGGGCGAGGAGGTGCCCGCCGACGGCGCCATGGACCACTCCATGCACGGCACGAGCGGCATGATGAGCGCCGAGGAGATGGACAAGCTCAAGAACTCCTCGGGCAAGGCGTTCGACACCGCCTTCATGGAAATGATGATCAAGCACCACGAAGGTGCGGTGGCGATGGCCAAGACCGAGCAGGCCGACGGCGCCTACGAGCCCGCCAAGACCATGGCCGCAGCGATCGTCACCTCCCAGACCAGCGAGATCACCCAGATGAACAAGCTGCTCGGCAAGAACTGA
- a CDS encoding F510_1955 family glycosylhydrolase: MITPARKLQRRGRTAALLAAAFALLAACSTSGPDQNTTAAADPGTGHLHGLGVDPADNAVYAAGHHGVFRLTGKKAARVADRYQDTMGFTVTGPSTFLASGHPSPADPEARSPHLGLIRSTDAGRTWSTLSAEGEADFHALEQAGSTLYGFDSQSGKLWASTDGGRSWDQRAALPLLDLAAHPQNPHTVWAATGRGLEHSTDAGRTFRAVPAAPGLVAVDEPEPGLLIALAADGRVVSSRGGQTWTESGRLPEDGEPTVLTAVTAQRLLAADSTDTVYESTDAGRTWAVLHRPSAAADNH; encoded by the coding sequence GTGATCACCCCTGCCCGCAAACTCCAGCGCCGCGGCCGGACGGCCGCCCTCCTGGCAGCAGCCTTTGCACTGCTTGCCGCCTGCTCCACCTCAGGACCCGACCAGAACACCACCGCCGCCGCAGACCCCGGAACCGGTCACCTGCACGGGCTCGGCGTCGACCCGGCCGACAACGCCGTCTACGCCGCCGGCCACCACGGCGTCTTCCGCCTCACCGGCAAGAAGGCGGCCCGCGTGGCCGACCGCTACCAGGACACCATGGGCTTCACCGTCACCGGCCCGTCCACCTTCCTGGCCAGCGGCCACCCCTCCCCGGCCGACCCGGAAGCCCGGTCACCGCACCTGGGCCTGATACGCAGCACGGACGCCGGCCGGACCTGGAGCACGCTGTCCGCCGAAGGCGAAGCAGACTTCCACGCCCTCGAACAGGCCGGCAGCACGCTGTACGGGTTCGACAGCCAGAGCGGGAAGCTGTGGGCCAGCACCGACGGCGGCCGCAGCTGGGACCAACGCGCCGCCCTGCCTCTGCTCGACCTCGCCGCCCACCCCCAGAACCCCCACACGGTCTGGGCGGCCACCGGAAGGGGGCTTGAGCACAGCACGGACGCCGGGCGCACCTTCCGGGCCGTCCCCGCCGCCCCGGGGCTGGTCGCCGTCGACGAGCCGGAGCCCGGACTCCTCATCGCGCTGGCCGCGGACGGCCGCGTCGTCAGCAGCCGCGGCGGCCAGACGTGGACCGAGAGCGGCCGCCTGCCCGAAGACGGCGAGCCCACCGTGCTCACGGCGGTGACCGCGCAGCGCCTGCTGGCCGCCGACAGCACCGACACCGTCTACGAGTCCACCGACGCCGGCCGCACCTGGGCCGTCCTCCACCGCCCCTCCGCAGCCGCCGACAACCACTAG
- a CDS encoding DUF4396 domain-containing protein — protein sequence MDHTAHHTDDHTAHQAHHGHDHGGHAAGASWPTAAKATLHCLTGCAIGEILGMVIGTALMWGNVETMVLAITLAFVFGYSFTLFAVRRAGLDFKTAIKVALAADTVSIAVMELVDNGIIALTPGAMDAHLSDGLFWSALLGGFAVAFVITTPVNKWMIGRGKGHAVVHAYH from the coding sequence ATGGACCACACCGCTCACCACACCGACGACCACACCGCCCACCAGGCACATCACGGTCACGACCACGGCGGCCATGCGGCCGGGGCGTCCTGGCCGACGGCGGCGAAGGCGACGCTGCACTGCCTGACCGGCTGCGCCATCGGCGAGATCCTCGGCATGGTCATCGGTACCGCCCTGATGTGGGGCAACGTGGAGACCATGGTCCTGGCGATCACGCTCGCGTTCGTCTTCGGCTATTCCTTCACCCTGTTCGCGGTCCGCCGGGCCGGCCTGGACTTCAAGACCGCGATCAAGGTCGCGCTCGCCGCCGACACCGTCTCGATCGCGGTGATGGAGCTCGTCGACAACGGCATCATCGCCCTCACCCCCGGCGCGATGGACGCCCACCTCTCCGACGGGCTGTTCTGGTCGGCGCTCCTGGGCGGCTTCGCGGTCGCCTTCGTGATCACCACGCCGGTGAACAAGTGGATGATCGGCCGCGGCAAGGGCCACGCTGTCGTCCACGCCTACCACTGA
- a CDS encoding four-helix bundle copper-binding protein, producing the protein MSSTVKDMLATYPADLGDIDQAKLATCIEACIACAQACTACADACLSEGMVGDLTKCIRTDMDCADICTATASVLSRHTGYDANITRTMLQACAMVCKACGDECASHADMHEHCRVCAEACRSCESACNELIEALG; encoded by the coding sequence ATGTCCAGCACCGTCAAGGACATGCTCGCCACCTACCCGGCCGACCTCGGCGACATCGACCAGGCCAAGCTCGCTACCTGCATCGAAGCATGCATCGCCTGCGCACAGGCGTGTACGGCATGCGCGGACGCCTGCCTGTCGGAGGGCATGGTGGGCGATCTGACCAAGTGCATCCGCACCGACATGGACTGCGCCGACATCTGCACCGCCACCGCCTCGGTGCTCTCCCGCCACACCGGCTACGACGCCAACATCACCCGCACGATGCTCCAGGCGTGCGCCATGGTCTGCAAGGCGTGCGGCGACGAGTGCGCATCCCACGCCGACATGCACGAGCACTGCCGCGTCTGCGCCGAAGCCTGCCGCTCCTGCGAGAGCGCCTGCAACGAACTGATCGAGGCCCTGGGCTGA